In Vibrio gallicus, a single window of DNA contains:
- a CDS encoding DUF3389 domain-containing protein, which produces MTLDFELGKIVVTPLEIMIRIEGVQRLTLQAQTEALQIMGDVLVVHDAQSRWSMKLDSNLIEQIIEITGITRL; this is translated from the coding sequence ATGACCCTTGATTTTGAACTGGGTAAGATAGTGGTCACGCCACTTGAAATTATGATTCGTATTGAAGGGGTGCAACGCTTAACCCTACAAGCTCAAACAGAGGCGTTACAGATCATGGGAGATGTATTAGTTGTTCATGATGCCCAGAGCCGGTGGTCGATGAAACTTGATTCAAATCTAATCGAGCAAATTATTGAAATCACGGGAATTACTCGCCTGTAA
- a CDS encoding hotdog fold thioesterase: MTIWKRTTTLQKLNASSKDTLIEHLNIKYSDISDNSLSATMPVTTNTHQPLGMLHGGASVVLAETLGSVAANLCVEEGEFCVGLEVNANHIKAVRDGVVTGVARPIHLGAKTQIWGIDIFNQQQQLICASRLTVMVRGSKSRVGVL, encoded by the coding sequence GTGACGATTTGGAAAAGAACAACCACATTACAAAAGCTAAACGCCAGCTCTAAAGATACCCTTATTGAGCATCTCAACATTAAATACAGTGACATTAGCGACAACAGTTTAAGTGCCACCATGCCAGTCACCACCAACACTCATCAGCCTTTGGGAATGCTGCATGGCGGTGCATCTGTAGTACTTGCTGAAACATTGGGCTCCGTGGCGGCAAACCTTTGCGTTGAGGAAGGTGAGTTTTGTGTAGGATTGGAAGTAAATGCCAATCATATAAAAGCGGTAAGGGATGGGGTGGTTACTGGAGTCGCAAGACCTATCCATCTTGGTGCTAAAACCCAAATTTGGGGAATTGATATCTTTAACCAGCAACAGCAGTTGATATGTGCCTCGCGGTTGACGGTAATGGTGCGTGGTAGTAAGTCCAGAGTAGGTGTGTTATGA
- a CDS encoding M48 family metallopeptidase has protein sequence MKFTNRIAAWIFAIILVGCSTSPTGRNQVILFSDSQMSQLGADSFQQMKKEQPISKDTAVNTYVQCVTRQILQQVPKQKEFSQWEVVVFDSPQVNAFALPGGKIGVYTGLLKVAVNQDQLATVIGHEIAHVLADHGNERMSHAQLANAGLQISDAALSNQEYRNEILALMGAGVQYGVLLPYGRTQESEADIVGLKLMAKAGFDPYQSVELWKNMAKASGGNQPPELLSTHPSHDTRIKDLTAEAKILPNTNQQQPHCSAP, from the coding sequence ATGAAGTTTACTAATCGTATTGCAGCTTGGATTTTCGCTATTATTTTAGTGGGTTGTAGTACCTCACCAACGGGCAGGAATCAGGTCATTCTTTTTTCTGATAGCCAGATGTCACAACTTGGTGCCGACTCTTTCCAACAAATGAAAAAAGAGCAGCCCATCAGCAAAGATACCGCGGTAAATACATATGTGCAGTGTGTTACCCGTCAAATATTACAGCAGGTACCAAAACAGAAGGAATTTAGCCAATGGGAAGTGGTGGTATTTGATAGCCCACAAGTCAACGCGTTTGCATTACCCGGAGGTAAAATCGGTGTATATACAGGGCTGCTTAAGGTTGCCGTCAACCAAGACCAATTGGCAACCGTTATTGGTCATGAAATAGCGCATGTGTTGGCAGATCATGGCAATGAGCGTATGTCTCACGCCCAATTGGCTAACGCAGGGCTGCAAATATCCGATGCCGCACTATCTAATCAAGAGTATCGCAATGAAATTTTAGCCTTAATGGGCGCAGGTGTTCAGTATGGGGTGTTATTACCCTATGGTCGCACTCAAGAGAGTGAAGCCGATATTGTTGGGTTGAAATTAATGGCAAAAGCCGGATTTGACCCATACCAAAGCGTTGAACTGTGGAAGAATATGGCAAAAGCATCTGGCGGCAATCAACCACCGGAATTACTCTCCACTCACCCATCACACGATACTCGAATAAAAGATTTAACCGCAGAAGCAAAAATATTGCCTAACACCAACCAACAACAGCCTCATTGTAGCGCCCCTTAA
- a CDS encoding alkylphosphonate utilization protein, which produces MSIEATLLQRSGDKCELCSSTSNLSPFAVAPHTQVTVDHGAMLCETCRTQIEDQEQMVVNHWRCLNDSMWSQEAPVQVLAWRQLTRLARTEAWAQDLLDMMYMEEETKLWAETGMENDGKKHVDCHGAPLAKGDTVTIIKDLPVKGSSMVVKIGTMVRNISLAQDDPELFSGKVEGQSMWLRCEFCRKK; this is translated from the coding sequence ATGTCTATAGAAGCAACCCTACTGCAACGTAGCGGCGATAAATGTGAACTTTGTTCTTCAACTTCGAACCTAAGCCCATTTGCGGTTGCCCCACATACTCAAGTTACGGTAGATCACGGCGCTATGCTTTGTGAAACCTGTCGTACTCAAATTGAAGACCAAGAGCAAATGGTTGTAAACCATTGGCGTTGCCTAAACGACAGCATGTGGAGTCAAGAGGCTCCAGTTCAGGTACTGGCATGGCGTCAATTGACTCGTCTAGCGCGCACAGAAGCTTGGGCTCAAGACCTTCTAGACATGATGTACATGGAAGAAGAGACCAAACTTTGGGCTGAAACTGGCATGGAAAATGACGGTAAAAAACACGTTGATTGCCATGGTGCACCTCTGGCAAAAGGCGACACAGTTACTATCATCAAAGATCTTCCTGTTAAGGGGTCTTCAATGGTGGTTAAAATCGGTACTATGGTTCGAAATATCAGCCTAGCTCAAGATGACCCAGAACTGTTTTCAGGTAAAGTTGAAGGCCAATCTATGTGGTTACGTTGTGAGTTTTGCCGTAAGAAATAA
- a CDS encoding Dph6-related ATP pyrophosphatase, with translation MIKAIFTWSGGKDSSLALHKIQQRPDVEVVALLTTLNKEYRRISMHGVREELLENQAESLGLPLIKMWVEQDSYDEYEQRMKDVLLEYQSQGVTHVVYGDIFLEDLREYRDNNLAKIGLKGIYPLWKRDTSEVIQEFLALGFKTVTCCINDQYLDESHVGATITQDWINALPPEVDPCGENGEFHTFCFDGPNFSQPVVFDSGDNVYKPLDEKYVDETKNPHVKGFWFSELIPR, from the coding sequence ATGATAAAGGCTATTTTTACGTGGAGTGGAGGCAAAGATTCTTCGCTGGCGTTACATAAGATACAGCAAAGACCTGATGTCGAAGTTGTCGCACTATTAACTACCCTAAATAAAGAATATCGTCGCATTTCAATGCATGGGGTTCGTGAAGAGCTACTCGAAAACCAAGCCGAATCATTAGGCTTACCACTGATTAAAATGTGGGTCGAGCAAGATTCATATGACGAATATGAACAGCGAATGAAAGACGTATTGCTGGAGTACCAATCACAGGGGGTTACTCATGTGGTGTACGGAGATATCTTTCTAGAGGATTTACGTGAATATCGTGATAATAATCTAGCCAAGATTGGGCTAAAAGGTATCTACCCGCTATGGAAGCGTGATACATCAGAGGTGATTCAAGAGTTCTTAGCGTTAGGGTTCAAAACGGTCACTTGTTGTATTAACGACCAGTATTTAGATGAATCACATGTGGGGGCGACCATTACCCAAGATTGGATCAATGCCTTGCCACCAGAGGTGGACCCATGTGGAGAGAATGGGGAATTTCATACTTTCTGTTTTGACGGTCCGAACTTCAGTCAGCCCGTGGTATTTGATAGTGGAGATAATGTGTATAAGCCGCTGGATGAAAAATATGTGGATGAGACCAAAAATCCGCATGTGAAGGGTTTTTGGTTTAGTGAGCTAATACCGCGCTAA
- a CDS encoding porin: MKKLTLTAIAVAAAFAASANAAEVYKADNLALSVGGRVEARTELSDQGKNDVLKNDSQADISRARLNVDAKTNITDDIFAHGFIENEYTKDKSNNTRYLYVGIGNANNEVQYGKTDGSLGLITDFTDILNTYGAEASSKSVTADRADNQALYIGNFGDLTVKANYNSGGEAVKVNGQSLTIQDGYGAAASYDFHLFKLGAGYAEEAYNAGARTSDDHSKNLLVGLSSNLTDALYVAALYVNGSKMGDDFQGYELAGSYAFTEKLTLASTFTSAKFDSEKNLKDDTRDQAALDLGYQFTDYFKTYAGVSKKFTQDEELKGMLGAKVTF; encoded by the coding sequence ATGAAGAAACTGACCCTTACCGCTATCGCTGTAGCTGCAGCTTTCGCTGCAAGCGCAAACGCTGCTGAAGTATACAAAGCTGATAACCTAGCTCTTTCTGTAGGCGGCCGCGTTGAAGCACGTACTGAACTATCAGACCAAGGCAAAAACGACGTACTAAAAAACGACTCTCAAGCTGATATTTCTCGTGCTCGTCTAAACGTTGATGCAAAAACTAACATCACCGACGATATCTTCGCTCACGGTTTCATCGAGAATGAATACACTAAAGATAAAAGCAACAATACTCGTTACCTATATGTTGGTATCGGCAACGCGAACAACGAAGTGCAATATGGTAAAACAGATGGTTCTCTAGGCCTTATCACTGACTTCACTGATATCCTGAACACTTACGGCGCAGAAGCAAGCAGCAAATCTGTTACAGCTGACCGTGCTGACAACCAAGCATTGTACATCGGTAACTTTGGTGACCTAACAGTTAAAGCTAACTACAACAGCGGCGGCGAAGCTGTAAAGGTTAACGGTCAAAGCCTAACAATCCAAGATGGCTACGGCGCAGCAGCTAGCTACGACTTCCACCTATTCAAACTTGGTGCAGGTTACGCAGAAGAAGCATACAACGCTGGTGCTCGTACTTCTGACGACCACAGCAAAAACCTTCTTGTTGGCCTAAGCTCTAACCTAACTGACGCTCTTTACGTTGCAGCTCTATACGTTAACGGCTCAAAAATGGGCGATGACTTCCAAGGCTATGAACTTGCTGGTTCTTACGCGTTCACTGAGAAGCTGACTCTTGCTTCTACTTTCACTAGCGCGAAATTCGACTCTGAGAAAAATCTTAAAGATGACACTCGTGACCAAGCTGCACTTGACCTTGGCTACCAGTTCACTGATTACTTCAAAACTTACGCTGGCGTAAGCAAGAAGTTCACTCAAGACGAAGAACTTAAAGGCATGCTAGGTGCTAAAGTAACTTTCTAA
- a CDS encoding ISL3 family transposase, translated as MPNNTFLSSFWEGFQIVKSYKTDSLISITLIPDTPAYCSCGQVSDSIHDTQWRTLKDAMMLGTPVELLVQTRRIRCSNCGIKTESISWVKPYSRLTNRLIDYIENLLPLLPIKHISELTGVHWHTIKEIDKQRLKRVVPEVPWGCLRQLVMDEFAIFKGHRYATVIADAQTHQVLWIGLGRSRKDIRPFFEMLGEHAQNIEVVAMDMNTAFDLEVQAHCPKACIVYDLFHVVAKFGREVMDRVRVDQANQLKDDKSARRWVKRSRWVLLKNRENLNTKQQSYLDEILAVNRDLMVTHLLGAQLKELWYCDSEKQAKDLWEIWWQQVHESGVKPLINFAKKLKPYLHGIVSSALYHLNTCTLEGINNKIKLIKRMGYGYRDTDYFFMKIKAAFPGKPR; from the coding sequence ATGCCGAATAATACTTTCCTATCGTCGTTCTGGGAAGGCTTTCAGATCGTAAAGTCTTATAAAACTGATTCATTAATCTCTATCACCTTAATTCCTGATACCCCTGCATACTGTTCTTGTGGTCAAGTTTCTGACTCTATTCATGACACTCAGTGGCGAACGCTTAAGGATGCGATGATGCTAGGCACACCCGTCGAATTACTCGTTCAAACTCGGCGCATCAGGTGTTCAAATTGTGGTATCAAGACTGAGTCTATTTCTTGGGTTAAGCCATATTCTCGCCTTACCAATCGGCTGATTGATTACATTGAGAATCTATTACCATTGCTACCCATCAAACACATTTCAGAGCTTACTGGGGTGCACTGGCACACCATCAAAGAAATAGATAAGCAACGTCTGAAGCGTGTCGTACCTGAGGTTCCTTGGGGTTGTTTGCGTCAACTGGTCATGGATGAGTTTGCCATATTCAAGGGGCATCGTTACGCCACTGTTATCGCCGATGCACAAACGCATCAAGTACTTTGGATTGGTCTAGGTAGAAGTCGTAAAGATATACGTCCGTTCTTTGAAATGCTTGGAGAGCATGCTCAAAATATCGAAGTTGTGGCAATGGATATGAACACCGCTTTTGACCTAGAGGTTCAAGCTCATTGTCCAAAGGCTTGTATTGTCTATGACCTTTTTCATGTCGTCGCTAAGTTTGGTCGAGAAGTTATGGATAGAGTTCGAGTAGATCAAGCCAACCAACTTAAAGATGACAAAAGTGCACGGCGTTGGGTCAAGCGCTCACGTTGGGTATTACTGAAAAATAGAGAGAACTTAAATACTAAGCAACAAAGTTACCTGGATGAAATACTTGCGGTTAACCGTGACTTAATGGTGACCCATTTACTTGGTGCTCAGCTCAAGGAGCTCTGGTACTGCGACTCGGAAAAACAAGCCAAAGACCTTTGGGAAATATGGTGGCAGCAAGTCCATGAAAGCGGAGTAAAACCGCTCATAAACTTCGCTAAAAAGCTGAAACCGTACCTTCATGGGATAGTGTCTTCAGCTTTGTATCATTTAAATACATGCACCTTGGAAGGGATTAATAACAAGATCAAGCTAATCAAAAGAATGGGCTATGGGTACCGAGATACGGATTACTTCTTTATGAAGATAAAAGCGGCCTTCCCCGGAAAGCCGCGATGA
- a CDS encoding bifunctional metallophosphatase/5'-nucleotidase, with protein MKSMPKTVTQIRIAHINDTHSYFEPSTVQLELNIDNRQYTPYVSVGGFARIKSRTEQLKHQAWVDKRAFMFLHAGDCFQGTLYFSLFKGKANSDLLNRLGLTAMTLGNHELDMGNQPVFDFANQINFPLLCGNWDLSNEAVHKVHRLSSTNSLKPYNNATGTACWITQTVDDTQVAIFGLSIDKMSEIANPDPDTGFINAIDTARNTVDEIKQAGINKIILLSHLGYDTDHELANTVSGISVIVGGHSHVLQGDFNDLGIKSKDEYGKRVGDTYIVQAGMHAQTLGHCDIDFDEQGRVVAFSGKNELLVGRRLCIDASMTDAKCIQHYDYISKRLFEHHNVVRCIKDQHIQQHINSVYRPTVHALQTTILGHLADGLRHVRIPDEQGGSELCPMVAESFLEAMRGIGHEVDFAIHNAGGVRCSLNSGPLSHADIAGKLLPFAVPIGVYRIKGQYLADILEGAIDNALDVQGTGSGSFPYCHNLKYTLDLNAPKGSRVAELQILERGTWRKPQSDKIYCGTSSAYTMKGKEGYGAILYSEPDSVVTEMTMAECFIQMIAEQPLRFESQIKLGHNR; from the coding sequence ATGAAATCTATGCCCAAAACGGTAACCCAGATCCGCATCGCCCATATCAATGATACACACTCTTATTTCGAGCCTTCTACTGTTCAACTCGAGCTCAATATAGATAATCGTCAATACACGCCGTACGTTAGTGTCGGTGGGTTTGCGCGTATTAAATCTAGAACAGAGCAATTGAAACACCAAGCTTGGGTAGATAAGCGCGCGTTTATGTTCTTACATGCAGGCGACTGCTTTCAGGGGACACTCTATTTCTCTCTATTTAAAGGGAAAGCGAATTCAGATTTATTGAATCGCTTAGGTCTAACCGCCATGACCTTGGGAAATCATGAGTTAGATATGGGTAATCAACCGGTGTTTGATTTTGCCAATCAAATTAATTTCCCGTTACTGTGTGGAAATTGGGATTTATCAAATGAGGCTGTACATAAAGTTCATAGATTGAGTAGCACTAACAGCTTGAAGCCTTATAACAATGCAACGGGAACCGCTTGCTGGATTACGCAAACCGTTGATGATACGCAAGTCGCTATATTTGGCCTGTCGATTGATAAGATGTCAGAGATCGCCAACCCTGATCCAGATACAGGGTTTATTAATGCTATTGATACTGCACGCAACACGGTTGACGAGATCAAACAAGCAGGCATTAACAAGATTATATTACTTAGCCATCTAGGTTACGATACCGACCATGAGTTAGCGAATACGGTTTCGGGGATCAGTGTGATTGTGGGTGGGCACTCGCACGTATTACAGGGCGACTTTAATGACTTGGGTATTAAGTCGAAAGATGAGTATGGAAAGCGTGTGGGTGATACTTACATTGTTCAAGCAGGAATGCATGCACAAACACTAGGACACTGTGATATTGATTTCGATGAACAGGGAAGAGTAGTGGCATTTTCGGGGAAAAATGAATTACTGGTTGGCCGGAGATTATGTATCGATGCCAGCATGACTGACGCAAAATGCATCCAGCACTATGATTACATCTCAAAGCGTCTGTTTGAACACCACAACGTAGTCAGGTGCATTAAAGACCAACACATCCAACAACACATTAATAGCGTATATCGTCCTACGGTACATGCGCTGCAAACGACGATTCTTGGTCATTTGGCCGATGGATTAAGGCATGTTCGAATTCCGGATGAACAAGGGGGAAGTGAACTGTGCCCTATGGTTGCTGAATCATTTCTAGAAGCAATGCGCGGTATCGGGCATGAGGTTGATTTTGCCATTCACAATGCAGGAGGGGTTCGCTGTTCTTTAAATTCAGGACCTTTAAGCCATGCTGATATTGCTGGAAAGCTACTACCGTTTGCTGTACCCATTGGTGTGTATAGGATCAAGGGACAATATCTAGCCGATATTCTCGAAGGGGCGATAGATAACGCGCTGGATGTACAAGGTACGGGCTCTGGCAGTTTTCCTTATTGTCATAACCTAAAGTATACATTGGATTTGAATGCACCAAAGGGCAGTAGAGTTGCGGAATTACAGATACTCGAACGAGGTACGTGGCGCAAACCACAATCAGATAAAATTTATTGTGGCACGTCATCGGCTTATACGATGAAGGGTAAGGAAGGCTATGGCGCTATTTTGTATAGTGAGCCGGATAGTGTCGTAACCGAGATGACCATGGCAGAGTGTTTTATTCAGATGATTGCTGAACAACCCCTGCGTTTTGAGTCCCAAATAAAATTAGGCCATAATCGCTAG
- a CDS encoding ATP-dependent endonuclease, with the protein MQLERIEISGFRGIKRLSLAFDELTTLIGENTWGKSSLLDALSVSLPTNAEPYTFEMRDFHVDYAISHPQTQHLQIILKLRANTINEPRSGRYRKIKPIWNQDPNHKPFIIYRLSAAMQDGKISSEYAFLDEMGDPKPLHHSVKLAQELMGLHPVIRLRDSRRFQRVHTTQQPNSRIERRIKNTCRRLLAHPGLVSKQEMKSSFRTMHDLVDHYFSYKSQGRHDPSSPRDGIFSSSGIQQNHTNTSLSQFVDNAQDKQTRLLLMGLLNNYLQAKGDTELRRCARPLLIIEDPEGRLHPTHLARAWALLQMLPMQKILTTNSAVLLSAVPLGSIKRLIRKSDRTESRSISAQSLSADELRRVGFHIRFHRSSALFARCWLLVEGETEVWLFNELANQCGYDLAAEGVQIVEFAQSGLKSLLKVAKAFGIDWHVVTDGDAAGKKYAHSVRNVLHGEQERHRLTELPDKDIEHYLYFNGFETFFKDMAKIPLDHPIPAKKVINKVLKKHAKPDVALAIVEYCEKHGDTSVPLLIRWTLKRVISMANGNT; encoded by the coding sequence ATGCAATTAGAGCGTATTGAGATTTCTGGCTTTCGAGGTATTAAGCGTTTATCACTGGCGTTTGATGAGTTAACTACCCTAATCGGCGAAAACACCTGGGGTAAATCGTCACTTCTGGACGCTTTATCTGTCTCACTACCGACCAATGCTGAGCCTTATACCTTTGAGATGCGTGATTTTCATGTGGATTATGCCATATCTCATCCTCAGACCCAGCATCTACAAATCATACTTAAGCTTAGAGCGAATACCATTAATGAGCCACGGTCTGGGCGATATCGCAAGATCAAGCCGATATGGAACCAAGACCCCAACCATAAGCCATTTATCATTTATCGGTTAAGCGCTGCTATGCAAGACGGCAAAATATCCAGCGAGTACGCCTTTCTTGATGAAATGGGAGATCCTAAACCCTTGCACCACAGCGTAAAGTTGGCCCAAGAGTTAATGGGATTGCACCCCGTTATAAGGCTAAGAGATTCACGGCGCTTCCAACGTGTACACACCACTCAACAACCTAATTCACGCATAGAAAGGCGTATAAAAAATACTTGCCGCCGCCTGCTTGCCCATCCGGGGCTGGTAAGCAAACAAGAGATGAAGAGCAGTTTTCGAACTATGCACGATCTTGTTGACCATTACTTTTCTTATAAGTCCCAAGGTCGCCATGACCCAAGCAGTCCAAGAGATGGGATATTTAGCTCCAGTGGCATACAACAAAACCATACCAATACTTCGTTAAGTCAGTTTGTTGATAATGCGCAAGACAAGCAAACGCGCTTACTGCTAATGGGGCTACTTAATAATTACCTGCAAGCAAAGGGAGATACCGAACTACGACGTTGCGCCAGGCCTTTGTTGATCATCGAAGACCCAGAGGGGCGCTTACATCCCACTCACCTAGCGCGGGCATGGGCTCTATTACAAATGCTACCCATGCAAAAGATATTAACCACCAATTCCGCTGTATTACTGAGCGCGGTGCCACTGGGTAGTATTAAGCGACTCATTAGAAAGTCTGACCGGACCGAATCTAGGAGTATCTCCGCACAATCATTATCAGCCGATGAGTTACGCCGCGTTGGTTTCCATATTCGATTTCATCGTTCGAGCGCCCTATTTGCTCGTTGCTGGCTGTTGGTTGAGGGTGAAACTGAGGTGTGGTTATTTAATGAACTCGCCAACCAGTGTGGTTATGATTTAGCCGCTGAAGGGGTGCAGATTGTTGAATTTGCACAATCGGGACTCAAGTCCTTACTTAAGGTTGCCAAGGCATTTGGTATAGATTGGCATGTTGTAACCGATGGTGACGCTGCCGGAAAAAAATACGCGCACTCGGTGCGCAATGTGCTGCATGGTGAACAGGAGCGGCACCGACTCACAGAGCTTCCCGACAAGGATATTGAACACTATCTGTACTTTAATGGGTTTGAAACCTTCTTTAAAGATATGGCTAAGATCCCCCTTGATCATCCAATCCCTGCCAAAAAGGTGATCAACAAGGTTCTTAAAAAGCACGCTAAACCCGATGTTGCTCTGGCTATTGTTGAGTACTGTGAGAAACATGGTGATACCTCGGTGCCACTACTGATTCGTTGGACTCTTAAACGCGTGATTAGTATGGCCAACGGCAATACCTGA
- a CDS encoding DUF1439 domain-containing protein encodes MTQHIHKLLILFCTSLFLGGCANYSISEQDMTNYLKQNISLEQSVGIKDVLYAQISIDDLKVNIGRVEANRLSVFATTDAVVEMMGHEKHHFNLDIRFSAIPRYDHHSGEIFLESLRLEQLTEKTGHLSSDVKALIQPAVAMIGYGLTDQPIYKLDSNKLEESILKSSNPDLVIKNHKLIIELFN; translated from the coding sequence ATGACCCAACATATACACAAGTTACTTATTCTATTCTGTACCAGTCTCTTTCTTGGGGGTTGCGCTAATTACAGCATCAGCGAACAAGATATGACTAACTATCTAAAGCAGAATATAAGTTTGGAACAGTCGGTTGGCATAAAAGATGTATTGTACGCACAGATATCAATCGATGATCTAAAGGTGAATATTGGTCGGGTTGAGGCTAACAGGCTGTCTGTGTTTGCCACTACAGACGCAGTTGTAGAGATGATGGGGCATGAAAAACACCACTTTAACCTAGACATAAGATTCAGTGCGATTCCAAGATATGATCACCACAGCGGTGAGATATTCCTCGAATCACTCCGACTTGAGCAGCTTACAGAGAAAACCGGACACCTAAGTTCAGATGTAAAGGCGTTAATTCAACCAGCGGTAGCCATGATCGGATATGGGCTTACCGATCAGCCTATATATAAACTCGACAGCAACAAACTGGAAGAGTCGATATTAAAGTCTTCAAACCCCGATCTGGTTATCAAGAACCACAAATTAATAATAGAACTGTTCAATTGA
- a CDS encoding YceI family protein: MKKSILALGLAVAMATPLAANAADYVIDTKGAHASINFKVSHLGYSFIKGRFDKFEGEFSYDPKNIAASSVEVTVDTTSLDSNHAERDKHIRSDDFIDAGKYKQAIFKSTKVEDKGDGKLAVIGDLTLHGQTKSITIDADFIGQGKDPWGGERAGFMGTTRLELADFNIPVMGASSYVDMELHVEGKKK, from the coding sequence ATGAAAAAATCAATACTAGCGCTAGGATTGGCGGTTGCGATGGCAACGCCGCTCGCGGCAAACGCAGCAGATTATGTTATCGACACTAAGGGTGCACACGCGTCAATCAACTTTAAGGTGAGCCACCTAGGCTATAGCTTTATTAAAGGACGTTTTGACAAATTTGAAGGGGAGTTTAGCTATGACCCTAAAAACATCGCAGCTTCAAGTGTCGAAGTAACCGTTGATACTACCAGCCTTGATTCAAACCATGCTGAGCGTGATAAGCACATCCGCAGTGACGATTTTATTGATGCTGGTAAGTATAAGCAGGCGATATTTAAGAGCACCAAGGTTGAAGATAAAGGCGATGGAAAACTGGCCGTGATCGGTGACCTTACTCTACATGGTCAAACTAAATCTATTACCATCGATGCGGACTTTATTGGACAAGGGAAGGACCCGTGGGGCGGGGAGAGAGCTGGCTTTATGGGTACTACACGCTTGGAGCTTGCTGATTTTAACATCCCTGTGATGGGTGCATCGAGCTATGTTGATATGGAACTGCACGTAGAAGGCAAGAAAAAGTAG
- a CDS encoding cytochrome b, which translates to MTQGYNNTAKLIHWVSAIVIIGMFALGLWMVDLTYYSQWYQTAPYWHKSVGILLAGLTLFRMLWKLLSYSPQIDGNRFEKVAAKSAHHFMYLLLCILFISGYLISTEDGRSITVFEWFDVPALGKLFDGQADLAGQIHYYVALTLIGLAAIHALAALKHHFIDKDNTLRKMTRGLK; encoded by the coding sequence GTGACTCAAGGATACAACAATACCGCGAAACTGATCCATTGGGTATCGGCAATCGTAATCATCGGGATGTTTGCATTAGGTCTATGGATGGTTGACCTGACTTATTATAGCCAATGGTATCAAACCGCGCCGTATTGGCATAAATCGGTTGGAATACTGCTGGCTGGATTGACTCTGTTTCGAATGTTATGGAAGTTGCTTAGTTATTCACCACAGATAGACGGCAATCGATTTGAAAAAGTAGCTGCAAAATCTGCACATCACTTCATGTACCTGCTTTTGTGCATACTGTTTATTTCTGGCTATTTGATTTCCACAGAAGATGGGCGCTCGATTACGGTGTTTGAATGGTTTGATGTACCGGCCTTAGGCAAACTGTTTGACGGCCAAGCCGATCTCGCAGGTCAGATTCATTATTATGTTGCCCTTACCTTGATTGGCCTAGCTGCCATTCATGCCTTGGCAGCCCTTAAACATCACTTTATAGACAAAGACAATACGCTTCGCAAAATGACAAGAGGATTAAAATGA